A stretch of Myxococcus hansupus DNA encodes these proteins:
- a CDS encoding ferredoxin reductase family protein, with translation MNRVMSGFFWISLYLLVVLVPVFLMLIPPAPSGRSFWLELSVALGFVGLTQIAVQFVLIARFKRITAPYGIDIILQYHRQIAMVAVCLVLAHPLIIVIDNPSRLKLLNPLGGNWASRCALMSVLMLVLLVVSSIFRQRLKLSYERWRLLHLVLGVAAIVFAQLHVSLAGLYTNTPWKHAIWVVTSAAMVGLVIFLRVIRPAWQRNYHWRVAEVRAERGGTHSLVLEPVGNHGMRFLPGQFAWLKLEGTPFTLEEHPFSFSSSAEQSNRVEFGIKSLGDFSGRIGEVGQGTRAFLDGPHGAFSIDRYPAVGYVFIAGGVGITPMLSFLRTMADRKDPRPVTLFYADNDWDGVAYREALAELEKQLDLHIVYVLREPADDWDGERGNLTGEVLDRHLPKEKLARFFFICGPPPMMDAVHEALQERDVPEARIHLEKFNLA, from the coding sequence ATGAACCGCGTGATGTCTGGCTTCTTCTGGATCAGCCTCTACCTGCTGGTCGTGCTGGTGCCCGTCTTCTTGATGCTCATCCCCCCCGCGCCGTCGGGCCGCTCGTTCTGGCTCGAGCTGTCGGTGGCCCTGGGCTTCGTGGGGCTGACGCAAATCGCCGTGCAGTTCGTGCTCATCGCGCGCTTCAAGCGCATCACCGCGCCCTACGGCATCGACATCATCCTCCAGTATCACCGGCAGATCGCCATGGTGGCCGTGTGCCTCGTGCTGGCGCACCCGCTCATCATCGTCATCGACAACCCGTCCCGTCTGAAGCTGCTCAACCCCCTGGGCGGAAACTGGGCCAGCCGCTGCGCGCTGATGAGCGTGCTCATGCTCGTCCTCCTGGTGGTGTCCTCGATTTTCCGCCAGCGGCTCAAGCTCAGCTACGAGCGCTGGCGCCTGCTGCACCTGGTGCTGGGCGTGGCGGCCATCGTCTTCGCCCAGCTCCATGTCTCGTTGGCGGGCCTCTACACCAACACGCCCTGGAAGCACGCCATCTGGGTGGTGACGTCCGCCGCCATGGTGGGACTGGTCATCTTCCTGCGCGTCATCCGCCCGGCGTGGCAGCGCAACTACCACTGGCGCGTCGCGGAGGTCCGCGCCGAACGCGGGGGCACGCACTCCCTGGTGCTGGAGCCCGTGGGCAACCACGGCATGCGCTTCCTGCCGGGCCAGTTCGCGTGGCTGAAGCTGGAGGGCACGCCCTTCACGCTGGAGGAGCACCCCTTCAGCTTCTCCTCCAGCGCCGAGCAGTCCAACCGGGTGGAGTTCGGCATCAAGTCCCTGGGCGACTTCAGCGGACGCATCGGGGAGGTCGGCCAGGGCACGCGGGCCTTCCTCGACGGGCCTCACGGCGCCTTCAGCATCGACCGCTATCCGGCCGTGGGTTACGTGTTCATCGCCGGAGGCGTGGGCATCACCCCCATGCTGTCCTTCCTGCGCACCATGGCGGACCGGAAGGACCCGCGGCCCGTCACGCTCTTTTACGCGGACAATGACTGGGACGGCGTGGCCTACCGCGAGGCCCTGGCCGAGCTGGAGAAGCAGCTCGACCTCCACATCGTCTACGTCCTGAGGGAGCCCGCCGACGACTGGGACGGTGAGCGCGGCAACCTCACGGGCGAGGTGCTCGACCGGCACCTGCCGAAGGAGAAGCTCGCGCGCTTCTTCTTCATTTGCGGCCCGCCGCCCATGATGGACGCGGTGCACGAAGCCCTCCAGGAGCGGGACGTCCCCGAGGCCCGCATCCACCTCGAGAAGTTCAACCTCGCCTAG
- a CDS encoding c-type cytochrome — protein sequence MRHLVANIATYAIAALLILGAALFAWMRSAQLVLSDEQYTLARYEPAPAHDFEWQEVGEHSYASNCRNCHGRDGQGWDQYPGLSDTARLFAAPGGREYLVELHLHGLTSPRWGAPMPSMGHLQDVELAAVLNHVLTHFGNTPPAGTRLYIPEDIAKLRGPKRTPWEVNELRPGEQALAPGRPAPESP from the coding sequence ATGAGACACCTCGTGGCGAACATCGCCACCTACGCCATCGCGGCGCTGCTCATCCTCGGCGCCGCGCTCTTCGCCTGGATGCGCTCCGCGCAGCTCGTGCTCTCCGACGAGCAGTACACGCTGGCCCGCTACGAGCCCGCCCCCGCCCACGACTTCGAATGGCAGGAGGTGGGCGAGCACTCCTACGCGAGCAACTGCCGGAACTGTCACGGCCGCGACGGGCAGGGCTGGGACCAGTACCCGGGCCTCTCCGACACCGCGCGCCTCTTCGCCGCGCCGGGCGGACGCGAGTACCTGGTGGAGCTGCACCTCCACGGACTGACGAGCCCGCGCTGGGGCGCGCCCATGCCATCCATGGGACATCTCCAGGACGTGGAGCTGGCCGCGGTGCTGAACCACGTGCTCACGCACTTCGGCAACACGCCGCCCGCCGGGACGCGGCTGTACATCCCGGAGGACATCGCCAAGCTCCGCGGCCCCAAGCGCACGCCGTGGGAGGTGAATGAGCTCAGGCCCGGCGAACAGGCCCTCGCGCCGGGGCGGCCCGCACCTGAGAGCCCGTGA
- a CDS encoding MXAN_0125 family MYXO-CTERM protein: MRDVSLRARGLAAWLGCAGMVSLGLSSPARAESEPCACTMSNQSVVSEVPCLVIRASASSCEYSNVRNACDEAVTLVDWPLASCPNGVCSVELLPEQAADFVFTGIRNREEPFHVQSGTVRRDGVAHQVAISAEILCVAHIPPRPNEGCSAAPGAWGAAGLTLLAGVVARRRRARAHAG; encoded by the coding sequence ATGCGAGACGTGTCTCTTCGAGCCCGAGGCCTCGCCGCCTGGCTCGGGTGTGCCGGAATGGTGTCGCTGGGCCTGTCGAGCCCCGCGCGGGCAGAGTCGGAGCCGTGTGCGTGCACCATGTCGAACCAGAGCGTTGTCTCCGAGGTGCCATGCCTCGTCATCCGGGCCTCCGCCAGCTCCTGCGAGTACAGCAATGTGCGCAATGCCTGTGACGAGGCGGTGACGCTCGTCGACTGGCCGCTGGCGTCCTGCCCGAATGGCGTGTGCAGCGTGGAGCTGTTGCCGGAGCAGGCGGCGGACTTCGTCTTCACTGGCATCAGGAACAGGGAGGAACCCTTCCACGTGCAGTCGGGCACCGTGCGCAGGGACGGTGTGGCGCACCAGGTCGCCATCAGCGCGGAGATATTGTGCGTGGCGCACATCCCTCCGCGTCCGAACGAGGGTTGCTCGGCCGCGCCAGGCGCTTGGGGCGCGGCTGGCCTGACGCTGCTCGCGGGCGTGGTGGCGCGTCGGCGTCGCGCCCGAGCACACGCGGGCTGA